CAGCAATACCATTGACTCGAACAGGATAACAGATTATAGAGACGGCTTCCTCATGTGCGCATCTGAGTGCCAGCTCTattgatctgctgcacCAAATGgttcatttttcaacacaCACTGGTCGCGTTTATACCCAAATTGGACAAAGGCCGAGGGAACTACTCTAAAAGAAGCGTCGCGTTCCAATTGAAGGGACTCTCTCCCATGACATTCTCAATGGTTTCTCCTCAAGCATTCAAACAATAAGCGATGGCCCCAGAAGCATTCGAGTTGGTATATCCATGGTTCTGTGGGTTAAGACGTCACGTGACCTACTTCCCTCAATGCTCACTAGCACGTTGCCCAGGTGAAGTTGCAGGGTTATTGCAGCGGTTTGGAAGTTTACATATGACGTGTGGGATTTCCTGTTCAATCTTTAGCCTAGCTGGTAAGTTTGGTGGCCAATTGAGATTTCAAGAATCGAAACTTGCAGCAGGAAGGTTACATAGAAGATTGGCAGAGCCGAGGGCTAGGAGTGTCGATGAAAGTCACCGATAAGCTGAGGGATCGTTCCTCGGGAGACCGTCTACGCAGGATGGCGGTCTATGCAGCCTGCAGTTTGGCAATCGTATTCTATCTTTCGATGAGATACAGACCATCAGTGTGTGGAGTTCGCGATGGGAGCAAGACGACAATGGAAGTAGTATCGGTAGCTGAAGCCCTGTCGGAAGAAAGAATGGAGTCTTATAGAGCTTTGAAACTGACTCCGACGAAACCTGTGGTCATTCGGGATGCTGCCACGGGTCAGGAAAGGAAGATTCATGGCAGATTTCTCCACATCACTGACATGCATCCAGATGCATTTTACAAGGAGGGAAGTTCGATTGAAAGCGTATGTCACCAAGGTAAGCCCAAGAGTAAAAAGGACAGGGCGCCAAGGTTTGGGTATGCGACTGGCGGTTGCGATTCGCCGCCTGATCTCGTGGACTACACGCTGGAATGGATCAAGGAGAATTTGAGGGACAAAATTGATTTTGTCATTTGGACAGGCGATAATATTCGTCACGATAACGACCGCAGGATCCCAAGAACAGAGTTCCAAATTCTGGATATGAACGAAATTCTTTCTGGGAAGGTCCAAAAGCTCTTTTCCAACCCGAACAGTGAAAATCCCCGGGATTTCGATGTGTCAGTGGTACCCAGCATTGGGAACAACGATGTTTTCCCCCACAACATGTTTGCTTTAGGACCCACGTTGCAGACAAGAGAATATCACAGAATCTGGAACAACCTGGTACCGCAGGAGCAACAACGGACCTTTGACAGAAGTGCTAGTTTCGTGACAGAAGTTATTCCTGGCAAGCTTGCAGTCTTATCCATCAACACATTgtatcttttcaaagcaaaCCCATTGGTAGACAATTGCAGTTCCAAGAAACAACCGGGATACCAAATGCTGCTATGGTTGGGGGCcgttcttgaagagctACGACAAAGAGGGATGAAAGTCTGGCTCTCCGGACACGTTCCCCCAATCGAGAAGAACTTTGCTGAGGGTTGTTTTGACAAATACACTCTGTGGACCCATGAATACAGGGACATTATAATCGGAGGACTATATGGACATATGAACATGGATCATTTTATACCCGTAGATGGCCAGGCTTCGTGGGAGGCCATCAAGGCATCAGAAGAAGGTAACGCTTACGAGAAccagaaagaaggagatgatGATTTGGATATGACAGCGCATGCTGTGGCAGGACGCGAAGCCCATCTGATGGGTGCCAAGCCAGTTGGTAAGGAAGCTTATATGAATCGGATCCGGGAAAAGATATACGAACAAGTCCACcaaaagattcagaagTCAAAGCCGCTGGATGCCGAGAGTGATGATTATGAGGGGAAACGTAAATCCTTAAAGAGCTTTGAGGAAGTTTGTGAGGATTACTCAATCGTATCAATTTCCGGTTCAGTTATACCTACTTTCAATCCGAGCCTCCGCATTTGGGAATACAACATCACAGACCTGGACACACAAACACAGACATGGCAGAGTAACTCTTGGGATCGATTTTACGAGACCTTGGAGAGCATCATGGAACGGGATTCATCGAACATCGAGAACGAACACTTGGATggacttgaagaaggtttTGAGactcaaagaaggaagaagaagcgtGGAAAGAAGCCAAAGGAGGATAAGACCGTACCGAGGAAAAAACCAAAGACTTTACCAGCTGGCCCAGCATACACACCTCAGCTGTTTTCACCGACCAGGTTCGTGCAGTTTTACGCTGACTTGAAACAGATAAACAAGAAATATTATTCATTTTTGGAAGCCGGAAAGACACCTGAGGAAGCGGCAAGCCAGGCTTTCAAGTATGAAGTCGAATACGTGTCGGAAGATGGACCGTACCCAATGAAGGGCCTTCTGGTCAAAGACTTCGTCTTGCTGGCCTCCGAATTAGCCAcggagaagaagagctgggCCAAGTTCATGGAACGGGCATTCATGTCGACAGGCTACACGGACTAATCCCCCATGCCTTGGCAAAAACGGCCGGAGAAGAGTGTCATGATCATGATTTACTATATTTTCACGTTGATAGAATTTTAAGCAGCCTAGCTCATTATCTCTATACAGCTTTCTATTTGTTAGCAGCGGCAAAGTACTCCTTGGAGGACTCGACATCTGGCTTGATGGTGGCTGCACCTGGTGTCCAGTTGCATGGCAAGACAGTACCGTTCTTGTCAGTCCACTGGAAGCCCTCGACCAACCTCAAAGCTTCCTCAACGTTTCTACCGACTGGCAAGTCGTTGATGGTAATGTGTCTGACGACACCCTTtggatcgatgatgaacaAACCTCTTAGAGCAATACCGGCCTCTTCGATCAAAACACCGTAGTCTCTGGACAAAGAGTGGTTGGTGTCGGCAACCAATGGGATGTCAACCTTGCCTAGACCACCGTCCTTTCTGTCAACGTTGGTCCATGCCAACAAGGAGTATTCAGAGTCGGTGGAAGCAAACAGCACTTGAGCACCAATGTCGGTGAATCTCTTGGCTGCCTCTGAGAAAGCAATGATTTCAGTTGGGCAGACGAAAGTGAACGCCAATGGGATGAACGCCAACACAACGTACTTGCCAGCGTATTTTTCCAAGGAAACTTCGTCAAAGACACCGTCAATGACTGCAGtcttgttgaattttgGAGCTTgcttttgaacttgagCGACCATCTCTGGATAAATCTATCTGTTCGATTGACTTGCTACGACATATACCAGTTCACTAGATCATCTAGTCTTAATTGGTCCCCTTTTATACCTTTATTAGACGGCCTCTTGTCATTACCCGGAAGGTAGCTGATTTGTCATATTGAATAGAGAGTCTCGAACTCAATGCTCATCGAGCTCATCGGGCCGGGCAGGGCCTTCGAGACGTGTAATAAGAGGCCATTGAGCTTAGTTAAGCTTGGCAACGGATTCTACGTAGTGTATTTACTAATCCTGGGCTTGCTCCGGGTGCAATTGGAGGCCTGACGCTCCAGCAGGCTGGTCCGGCACCGGCTCGGGCTCGGGCTGCACCGCGGGCTCTAGATCGCGCAAGGACGTTTCTTGATGGGCTCGACGGTTGGAGCGCTGTTGTAGAACGATGTCCACATGGCTCTTGGTCTGTGGGAACAGGATGCAGACGAACAGTAACAGGTTCTTGACGACAGCGAGGAAAAAGTTGTCCGTTGCCGGGTCGGGGACGATCCgctcgaagatcttggtAGCCAGCTGACGGCGTCTGAATCTACGCAGTTGACTCGAAGTGACGCGGACGAACTTCTTGTACCAAGGCAGGTCGTGTAGAGCGCGGGTTCGGTCCTGGTCTCTGTGGgcaagcagcagcagctctttgaaggagTCCAGGTAGGAGGAGGGTGTGGTGTCTCTGTTGGTCTCGTAAAGGTCCAGGCAGTTGACAAGGAAGGCGTCCATGGGTTGCTTGTTGAGTTCGCGCGCGTGCACTCTTTCGAAGAGGCTCGTGAGGGCACCGTTGCCCTGCTCGACAGCATTTGGAATGCTGTAAGCGTCGTACAGGTCAGACCTCAGCTCGCGCAGGTTCGACGCCATGAGAATGTCGATAACTGCCGGGTGATTTCTGCAATCGCCGTAAAATTCGCTGGAAAGCGAGCCTGAGCTGATATAGTCTTTGATTTCGCGGTAGTTGGTCTCGTTCACAACATTACTGTTCATGTAACTTGTCCACATATCCCAGATTTCACGGGTACTCCATATTGCGCGGAGAATGTATAGTACTGCAATCAATATGATGTACTTCCTGGGAAGCAGCTCCGATAACCTcatgagaaagaagagtGGGATGATGGAGTAATTTCCGATCAGATACAGGGTTCTCACCAACAGTAGAACGATCGGGAAGCCATTCCGCAGAGAAGAGACGATCCTAAACGCGCGTTGACCTCGTCCAGATTCAGTGGAGAAATTTCCCATATTTCCTCCGTTACTAGGGTTCAGTTCCTGTGCTATGAATATATCTTTGAGGATGCTCGTACCTAGTCGCGATTCTAGTCTCGCTATCAAATTCGGCGACAGCTTAATTAGTCCATTCTCTACGATGCAGTCCGCTGAAGAAGCGCTGATTGAATGCTCCCCTGCTTCTAGCTTGAAGGTGATGGGATCCAGCTCCTGAGCTGGAACGTACACCTCTTTACCGTCAACCGTGCATCTGATATAGCTCTCGTGACTTGAGTGTACAATTAGTCCAGATCTTGTCACATAACGGTATCTGCGGTTTTCGGTTCTTTGTATTGAGGCGGGCATTTCATTAGCTGGCAAGGAAGCTGCCTGTGATCGTGCCGATGTTGAGTGCATCATTGGCTGTGAAGTGACTTCCTCGGTTTGGTTTCTCCGATGAATAAAATCAAAGGCTTCGGGGCTGTTAAACAATTCGCTCCAAAAGCCCGGACCCGGTTCATTAAAATCCTGATTGATCTGGACGTGAATCTTCGCACTACCGGGTTCATTGATGTACTCCATTATCTTCGATGCGTTGCCTGCGAAATCTGCTACGTGAACTAACTGCCCTTTGTATATCAGCTTAATATCATTCGTTGATAAGCTCAGGGAATGGGTATAAACGGAACAGATGAACTCCTTCACTTCCTCCACAGTAGTATCAGGCGTTACTCTCATCTCGTTAGCCGAGAGTGTGGCATCTGAGACAAACtcaagcttcaagctgTCCTCGCCATCAACACTGTCGAGATTATGCCGTACTTTGAACATAACGGTAAAATGGCTTCCATTCTCTGGAGCAAAATCATAGCCCAGCACTTCTGACAATGTCATATCATTGTAAAGTTCTAAACTATTAGGCGCATCCAACTGGATCGGTGTCTGCTTACCCTTGAAGATAAATCCCACCAAGTCAGACGGCGAATGCCGATCTTTTAAACCacaaagattcttcttATCCTGAACTTCGTATTCATGAAGCCGCTGAACGGCCAGCTTCTCTAATCTGGCCATAGTCATCCCCATTGAGACCCTAGGCTCGTAAACTGACATTATCTTATCCACCGACAATACATTCACGTTCAACTGAAGGTTTGTCGTGGCAAACTCATAATCCAGATCGTAATCAAGGTTCTGAGCACTTCCGCTATTGgatttcttcctctcgAATCGCACTCTGATAAAGCCCTGGCCATGCATCGGCTCCACATCTTGCAGGTAAGTATCCAATGACAGCTCTTGATGCTTATAGTGAAAGTAGTACTCGGATACGTGGGCAAGTCTGGACATAGCATCATCCCCGCTAGCATTTAACTCTGCAGACAGCCGGGAGTGCACATACTGCAGTAGCCTTGCCACCTTTGCCTTAGGGTGAGCGTTGACGAACAGGTTAGTCCGAATCAAGCTGAAATCAGAAGACCAAACGGTAAACTTCAGAGGTGCCAATGCCAAGCATTCCATTATTCCGCTCCTAAACTTGATAGAGACCCAGTAGAGGTAGCGGCGTCATAAGAGCCTGGCTTAACTGCTTAGCAGTACGTTAACCTTTAGCTTCCATCATTGCAAACGGTTGTTCATTATATATACAAGTTACTTAAGCAAAGCACACAGTTCCTATCTTGGCGCATTTCTGGTGCATCATAAGCTCTTTGAGCCTAATCTCTTCCATTGCCCCTGCATCCGGCTTTCTTACCATGATTTCGCGATTCGAACGGGGCAATTGCGATGCGATTAGTCGGTTTTACCTCTAATTTGGAACTCCAGGTCCTTCAACTCCTTCTGCAATctctcaatggcttcctcatccttcTGGGTCCTCAATCGAGCCAACTCAgcccttttcttcctgtaTTTGGTCTCCTGGTCTCTTCTCTCAAGCTCCTGAATCCACAGCTGCTCCCTGatcttggccttctccCTCATCTGCTCCTCTTTGGCCTTCTGCTCCTTCACGCTCGTGCCGTAGATGTAAGATCCTGCTACCAAAGCGACCAAAGTCGCCGCTTGCAGGCCAACACGCCATCTGAAGTACACCTGAGCCTTCACCTTGTTACCACTTCTAACGTTCTTGGCAGCCAATATCACAGCTCCAGTGGTGAGCAAAGCTCCTAACGGAACCAATGGCTGTTGCTTGCAGTGGAAGACGATCTTATCCAAGAACGGCATTTCGTCCAGTTCTTGCTCCCTCACATCGAAACTTGAGGGCATACGCGACATTGTATGGCGGGACGGGGTTCCAGGTCTCCTGATCTCGACGACAACTGGTCTAGTTCTAGCtgcttcttgctcaaagtTGCTTGTAGATGCTTGTATTGTTACTTCGCGTTATCGGGGATAACACTATAAGGTCTCAGAAGACAGCAAGATCGCTAATGCTCGCTTCATGAGCCATTGAGGCGGATTAGAGAGGTATGTAGGCTATCTAGGCAGCGACAATCATTCCTCGAAGATGAACTCCTTTAGTTCCTTGTAAGCTCTGTCGAGGTCGTCGTTGACAAGGATTCTGTCATGAGCGCCGGTCTCAGCGTATTCCATCTCTGCCTTGGCCGCAGCGAGCCTCTTGGAGATCGACTCAGCAGTCTCGGTGCCTCTGCCGGTCAGTCTTTTCTCCAGGTCCTCCAACGAAGGTGGTGCGACGAACAGGAACCTGGCGTCGAGATCGGTCTTGTACTTGACGGACTTCACTCCCTGCATGTCGATGTCCAGGATACAAGTCTTTCCAGACTCgatcactttcttgacagATGCCACTGTGGTGCCGTAGTAGTTTCCAGAGAACTGCGCCCATTCGACAAATTTGTCCTCCGAGATCATGGTCTTGAACGTCTCGACGCTGACAAAGTTGTAGTCCCTCCCGTTGACCTCACCGGGTCTTGGGGATCTGGTGGTCGAAGACACACTGAACCCAAACTTGTTTGGGAACTCGGCGAAaagtctcttcaacaaggtGGACTTTCCCGCACCACTGGGACCAGACAGAACGATAGGACGTGGCATTTAGAGAGCTTGACCAATGCAGAAACAGAGCAACCGGGTCTAGGATGGTTTGTTGGTTTTACCTGTTTTTTTTATACGTCATATTTTTCACTGCTCGAGCCTTGATCTCATCGCGACGCTTTATAGAGAGAAACGCCCATAGCCCAACCGAAGAGCATCGCCTGGCCTCTCTGATGGCCATTGGCGTCGGTACTCAGGCGTCCTTGTTCAACTGAGGGTCGCGAAGGTCCCTCCAATCAAAGTGGTCGAAAAACAGCCGTTTTAGCGTGGCCAGCGACTCAATGCTTCTGCCGTGCGTTTCTGGCTGAGTTGGCGACCGACTGCCCCAGTGTAGCGGCCTGGAGGGCTGGATATCAACCGCTACAGcctgctcatcgcatttCATAAGAGCGATATATCGCTCTGGACGAAGAAGTGGTTAGACGTCTAGCCCATGAAAGGGGCATATAATCCAAGGTTCTAGCTGTTGTGAGGGAGACCGTGGAAGTTTCTGGGAGGCTGGGTAGATGGATCAGGATGGTGTTCGCGAGATCGCTACTGATTTTGGCTTTCAGGCTGGCGTGGTGTGTTGCTAGAGGGACTGGCggcgacgatgatgagttGTTGCCGATGCCGGATTCGCCCGGGAAGAGCGGTGGCATTGCCGATGATCCGGTCAGTGATGTGAATCCCGTTACCGAGGAGATGTTTTCGTCATGGGCTTTGTGCATT
Above is a genomic segment from Torulaspora globosa chromosome 1, complete sequence containing:
- the TSA2 gene encoding thioredoxin peroxidase TSA2 (ancestral locus Anc_5.569); its protein translation is MVAQVQKQAPKFNKTAVIDGVFDEVSLEKYAGKYVVLAFIPLAFTFVCPTEIIAFSEAAKRFTDIGAQVLFASTDSEYSLLAWTNVDRKDGGLGKVDIPLVADTNHSLSRDYGVLIEEAGIALRGLFIIDPKGVVRHITINDLPVGRNVEEALRLVEGFQWTDKNGTVLPCNWTPGAATIKPDVESSKEYFAAANK
- the USA1 gene encoding Usa1p (ancestral locus Anc_5.570); this encodes MECLALAPLKFTVWSSDFSLIRTNLFVNAHPKAKVARLLQYVHSRLSAELNASGDDAMSRLAHVSEYYFHYKHQELSLDTYLQDVEPMHGQGFIRVRFERKKSNSGSAQNLDYDLDYEFATTNLQLNVNVLSVDKIMSVYEPRVSMGMTMARLEKLAVQRLHEYEVQDKKNLCGLKDRHSPSDLVGFIFKGKQTPIQLDAPNSLELYNDMTLSEVLGYDFAPENGSHFTVMFKVRHNLDSVDGEDSLKLEFVSDATLSANEMRVTPDTTVEEVKEFICSVYTHSLSLSTNDIKLIYKGQLVHVADFAGNASKIMEYINEPGSAKIHVQINQDFNEPGPGFWSELFNSPEAFDFIHRRNQTEEVTSQPMMHSTSARSQAASLPANEMPASIQRTENRRYRYVTRSGLIVHSSHESYIRCTVDGKEVYVPAQELDPITFKLEAGEHSISASSADCIVENGLIKLSPNLIARLESRLGTSILKDIFIAQELNPSNGGNMGNFSTESGRGQRAFRIVSSLRNGFPIVLLLVRTLYLIGNYSIIPLFFLMRLSELLPRKYIILIAVLYILRAIWSTREIWDMWTSYMNSNVVNETNYREIKDYISSGSLSSEFYGDCRNHPAVIDILMASNLRELRSDLYDAYSIPNAVEQGNGALTSLFERVHARELNKQPMDAFLVNCLDLYETNRDTTPSSYLDSFKELLLLAHRDQDRTRALHDLPWYKKFVRVTSSQLRRFRRRQLATKIFERIVPDPATDNFFLAVVKNLLLFVCILFPQTKSHVDIVLQQRSNRRAHQETSLRDLEPAVQPEPEPVPDQPAGASGLQLHPEQAQD
- the PPN1 gene encoding endopolyphosphatase (ancestral locus Anc_5.568), coding for MKVTDKLRDRSSGDRLRRMAVYAACSLAIVFYLSMRYRPSVCGVRDGSKTTMEVVSVAEALSEERMESYRALKLTPTKPVVIRDAATGQERKIHGRFLHITDMHPDAFYKEGSSIESVCHQGKPKSKKDRAPRFGYATGGCDSPPDLVDYTLEWIKENLRDKIDFVIWTGDNIRHDNDRRIPRTEFQILDMNEILSGKVQKLFSNPNSENPRDFDVSVVPSIGNNDVFPHNMFALGPTLQTREYHRIWNNLVPQEQQRTFDRSASFVTEVIPGKLAVLSINTLYLFKANPLVDNCSSKKQPGYQMLLWLGAVLEELRQRGMKVWLSGHVPPIEKNFAEGCFDKYTLWTHEYRDIIIGGLYGHMNMDHFIPVDGQASWEAIKASEEGNAYENQKEGDDDLDMTAHAVAGREAHLMGAKPVGKEAYMNRIREKIYEQVHQKIQKSKPLDAESDDYEGKRKSLKSFEEVCEDYSIVSISGSVIPTFNPSLRIWEYNITDLDTQTQTWQSNSWDRFYETLESIMERDSSNIENEHLDGLEEGFETQRRKKKRGKKPKEDKTVPRKKPKTLPAGPAYTPQLFSPTRFVQFYADLKQINKKYYSFLEAGKTPEEAASQAFKYEVEYVSEDGPYPMKGLLVKDFVLLASELATEKKSWAKFMERAFMSTGYTD
- the GUK1 gene encoding guanylate kinase (ancestral locus Anc_5.572); translated protein: MPRPIVLSGPSGAGKSTLLKRLFAEFPNKFGFSVSSTTRSPRPGEVNGRDYNFVSVETFKTMISEDKFVEWAQFSGNYYGTTVASVKKVIESGKTCILDIDMQGVKSVKYKTDLDARFLFVAPPSLEDLEKRLTGRGTETAESISKRLAAAKAEMEYAETGAHDRILVNDDLDRAYKELKEFIFEE
- the RCF1 gene encoding respiratory supercomplex assembly factor RCF1 (ancestral locus Anc_5.571), with translation MSRMPSSFDVREQELDEMPFLDKIVFHCKQQPLVPLGALLTTGAVILAAKNVRSGNKVKAQVYFRWRVGLQAATLVALVAGSYIYGTSVKEQKAKEEQMREKAKIREQLWIQELERRDQETKYRKKRAELARLRTQKDEEAIERLQKELKDLEFQIRGKTD